CAGTTCGCCCAGCTCGGGATCGACGTTGGTCAGGTCGCTCGGATCGAAGAAATCGTCGAGCTTGTCGACCCAGGTCCCGCTGCCGTTGAGCGTGAAGGTGTGGTCGCCAAGATCGAAGCGATACTGCGCCGCCACTTCGACGCCCGCGGTTTCCCGGCGGGCGAAATTGAGCAGAACCTGTTCGAGGAAGGTGAAGCCGCCCGTGTTCGGGTTACGCGTCACGAGATCGCAGAACTGGTTGTCGATGCTCGAGCTGTCCACGCAATTGTCGACGATGTCCTGCGCGGACACGTTGTTGATCGCGTCCTCGATTTCGATGTTGTAGTAATCGACACTGAGGATCAGGCCCGGCAGGAAGCGCGGGGTGATCTGGGCACCGACAGTCCACGTCGTGGCGGTTTCCACATCGAGTTCGGGGTTGCCCGCCTGCGTGCCGGAGAAGCGCGCGGTGAGCGGATCGACATAGCTGTAGCCACCGCCGCCAAAGGTCGGATCGAAGCCGATATTGGCGAAGAAGGCGGAACAGTTCGCCTGGCGCAGGGTCGGATCGGGCGCCGAGCCGATGTTGCCGACATCGCACGGATCGACCGGACGGAAGAACGCGCCCTGTGGCGGATCGAACAGCTCGTTGATGTTCGGCGCGCGCACGGCCTGAGCGTAGGTCCCGCGGAACAGGATGTCCTCGCTCGGTGCCCACAGTCCGTTGACGTTCCAGGTGAAATTGCCGCCCGAGGTCGAGTAGTCGGCATAACGACCGGCCGCACTCAATTCGAGCGTTTCGGCAAATGGCACGCCTGCGAGGATCGGCAGGCGAAGCTCGCCGAACAGTTCGTAAACGGTGAATTCGCCGCCGGCATTGGCGGTCTGTGTCGCCGGGTCGAACACCAGCGAATTCTGCACGCCGCCGGTCACGTCACCGACAAAGTCGCCGGCGTTGCCGAGATCGGTGGTCACCGGCAGGATGCCGAGGATCAGCGGATCGAACCGCGAATTGCTCTGCTCCTCGCGGAATTCGAAACCCGCAGCGAAGCCGACGGGGCCGCCGGGAAGCTCGAAGAACGCGCCGGTATCGCCGGTAAAGACCGCACTGAACACCAGCTGTTCGAGCGCGAAGCGATTGACCGTCGTGGTGGTAATGAAATCGATCGCATCCTGGCTGATCGCGCCGACACCGCCGAGGATGTTGGCCGGACGGCACGAGCCGTCGCCGGGGTTGAAGGTCAGGAACCCGGGGTCGCCCGCGGGGATGCCGAACGGCGTTGTCGCGGGCGGGGTGGGATCGATATCCGAGCGGCATATCGGCTGGCCGTTGGGCCCGGTCACCACGTCGATCGCGGCGAACCAGCGATCGGTGATTACCCGGTTGGCATCGTTCACCGTCAGGTCGAACTTGCCGTAATTGGCGCTGAATTCGTACGACAGGTGATCGGTAATGTCGCCGCGCAGGCCACCGACGAAACGCCAGGTTTCGGTTTCGTTGCGGTTGCGGTTCGGGCCGAGATCGGTCGGGTCGCGGGTGATGTAGAGCCCTTCCTGCACTCCGTCGCCGAACAGCAGTTCGCCGACAAAGGGTTGCAGCGCGGGCGTGATGAACGGGTTGTCGCTGCGGATCGTCAGCAGGTCGTAGAACGTATTCGGCTGAGCCTGGAATTCGGCCGAAGTCGACACGTACTTGCCTTCGAAGAACAGCTCCGCCTCGGTCGAGAATTCGTAGCTCGCATTGACGTTGATCGACCAGCGCTCGGTTTCGGGAGTGAGCGAGTTCTGATCGAAGTTGTTCTCGATGCCCGGGCCGCCGAACTGGTTGAACAGGCCGGTGATAAGTCCGTCCTGATACACCGAGACGCTGCCGTCCGGGTTGATGTTGGCACAGCCGCCGGCAAGCCCGAACGCGCCGGGCTGGAAGGTGCTGTTGAAGCCAACCGAGGATTCCAGGCAGTCCGGGATGCCGTTGTTGTTGATATCGGGGCCGTCATCGACACCGATCAGGCCGGGCGCGACAACGCCGCCCGCCGACGACAGCGAGAACCGCGGATCGCTGGCGATGAAGCGGCGGGGCGCGTTCGCGGCGCGATCGATGAGCGCGAGCTCGGCCGAGGTCAGCGTCGGGTTGACGCCGAACTCGTCGAAATAGTCCGCGATGAAATCGTCGGCCGAGGGAATCAGGAAACCGGTCGGGAAGCCACCGACACCGACTGCGAAGAAATCGGCGAAGTTCGGCGTATCGGTGCCGATATCGCCCGTCTGAAAGCGCAGCGCCGGATTGGCCTGATCGTCGAAGACACCGTTGTTGCGCGAGAAATCGCGGTCACCGAATTGCAGCTCTTCGCTATAGGCGTATTCGCCGGAAACGGTGATGTTCCCGCGCCCGTCGGCGAAATTGGAGCCCCACGTGAGGTCGCCGTTGATCCGCCAAGCATCGCCTTCGGACGAGATGCCCGACTGCACATTGCCTTCGATCCCTTCGAACTTGTCGCGCAGCACGAAGTTGACCACGCCGGTCACCGCGTCCGCACCGTAGATCGACGATGCGCCGCCGGTCAGCGTTTCGACCCGCTCTATCAGCGCGCTGGGGATCGAGTTGATATCGACCGCCTGCTGCCCGGCGACACCCGCAACATGGCGGCGACCGTTGACCAGCACCAGGGTCCGGTTGGCTCCAAGACCGCGCAGGTTGAGCACGGATTGCCCGACCGCGAGATCGCCCGAGAACACGCCTGCAATCGAATCCTCGGCCGAGGTCGAAGTCGACAGGGCTGGCACGTCACGCAGGACGTTGACGACATCGGCGGTGCCCGATTGCTGGATTTCTTCGCTGCCGATTGCGATGACAGGCGCCGGCGAACCGATATTGGGGTCGCGCGCGATGCGCGAACC
The Erythrobacter sp. JK5 DNA segment above includes these coding regions:
- a CDS encoding TonB-dependent receptor domain-containing protein, whose product is MQRFKFSAQALLLAAASTMPFAAHAQTQPDQDESADEDRQIVVVGSRIARDPNIGSPAPVIAIGSEEIQQSGTADVVNVLRDVPALSTSTSAEDSIAGVFSGDLAVGQSVLNLRGLGANRTLVLVNGRRHVAGVAGQQAVDINSIPSALIERVETLTGGASSIYGADAVTGVVNFVLRDKFEGIEGNVQSGISSEGDAWRINGDLTWGSNFADGRGNITVSGEYAYSEELQFGDRDFSRNNGVFDDQANPALRFQTGDIGTDTPNFADFFAVGVGGFPTGFLIPSADDFIADYFDEFGVNPTLTSAELALIDRAANAPRRFIASDPRFSLSSAGGVVAPGLIGVDDGPDINNNGIPDCLESSVGFNSTFQPGAFGLAGGCANINPDGSVSVYQDGLITGLFNQFGGPGIENNFDQNSLTPETERWSINVNASYEFSTEAELFFEGKYVSTSAEFQAQPNTFYDLLTIRSDNPFITPALQPFVGELLFGDGVQEGLYITRDPTDLGPNRNRNETETWRFVGGLRGDITDHLSYEFSANYGKFDLTVNDANRVITDRWFAAIDVVTGPNGQPICRSDIDPTPPATTPFGIPAGDPGFLTFNPGDGSCRPANILGGVGAISQDAIDFITTTTVNRFALEQLVFSAVFTGDTGAFFELPGGPVGFAAGFEFREEQSNSRFDPLILGILPVTTDLGNAGDFVGDVTGGVQNSLVFDPATQTANAGGEFTVYELFGELRLPILAGVPFAETLELSAAGRYADYSTSGGNFTWNVNGLWAPSEDILFRGTYAQAVRAPNINELFDPPQGAFFRPVDPCDVGNIGSAPDPTLRQANCSAFFANIGFDPTFGGGGYSYVDPLTARFSGTQAGNPELDVETATTWTVGAQITPRFLPGLILSVDYYNIEIEDAINNVSAQDIVDNCVDSSSIDNQFCDLVTRNPNTGGFTFLEQVLLNFARRETAGVEVAAQYRFDLGDHTFTLNGSGTWVDKLDDFFDPSDLTNVDPELGELQRPEWAGRASLTWDWNAISLTWSTTYVDSQGLRAVEIESVGNTGQDLYSPENGLSSDAFIHDISFNLDVSDMFDVYGGVNNIFDRQPFVTEQAYPVSPVGTYFYLGARVRM